From the Drosophila simulans strain w501 chromosome 2L, Prin_Dsim_3.1, whole genome shotgun sequence genome, the window CGTTGCCATggcatatatgcatatagtTCGCAAAGCATACAGCACCTGAATAAATGTGTGTCTAGCACATTCTGCTGGCGCAGTAATGTATTTACGGATGTGCAAAAAGGGTTCTACGAGCATACAGATAGATACCTTTGGCGAGGGAAGCTCAAGGATGCACAGAGGGAATAttccatttgaaaatttaCCCATTGTTCAATCTCAGAAACACCTCAGCCATCGCTTCACTGTCCCCGGAAGAATGGATACTTTGGCCACGAGAAGCCAGGCATCTGCGACAAGTTCTACTTCTGCGTGGATGGTCAGTTCAATATGATTACCTGTCCGGCTGGACTGGTCTTCAATCCCAAGACGGGCATCTGCGGCTGGCCGGACCAGGTGGGCGTCACTGGCTGCAAGTCGGAGGACGTCTTCGACTTTGAGTGCCCCAAGGTGAACGAGAGCATCGCCGTGACCCATCCCCGCTATGCCGATCCCAACGATTGCCAGTTCTTCTACGTGTGCGTCAACGGAGATCTGCCCAGGCGAAACGGATGCAAACTGGGCCAGGTCTTCGACGAGGAGAAGGAGACCTGCGACTGGGCACGCAAGGTGCCAGATTGGTAAGCTATAGTCACACCTAATATAAAGTATTATTGCTGAATTATTCCAATATCTCTGTCCCCTTTCAGTGCCGACTGGTACAAGGATCGTCTGACCGACAAGGAGCTGGATGAGCTGGAGAACCCGAAGCCCAAGACCACGACCACCAAGAGGCCACCACGTGTCCGCGGTCAGTCGAGGCGCAAGCCCCAGCCGAAGCGAGTGGAACCGGAGCAGGataaggaggaggaggaggagtaggcCTAATCCCCCCGACTGTGTTTAGTCTTAAGTGAGCCCCCCGCTGATTGTCGCCATTAAAAGCGTGCAGAAGGTGTACCTAACCATTGATCGCCTTGCTCAAACTGGATGGTGCCATGGGGGCCAACCGTATCACTTGATACTGATGGGCAATCCGCGGATGCCAGGGGAATTAGCCCCATCCTCGTAGCTTCGTTCTCGATTCCCAAAGCCCCGGCGAATGTAATATGCATGGGAATTTGTGTGAGGAGCAGTTGATGTGGTGCCAAAACGACAGGATTTTATGCGCATCCAGTGTGCACAATCCGTGCACTCTGCGATGTCCTCGTGCCCTGTCCCCTCGTCCTGTTACTCCTACCCGTGACATGACGAAATCAATGCAGCTCCCTGCCCAACTCTTTGCGAGAGTTTTACCCATTGCCTGCAGcgcataaattcaatttgccgaTGAGCGtgcacaaaagtatgcaacaaaatggcaacaactCGATACagaacacactcacacacacacacacacaggggaACAAGGatattgtgtgtgtttgtggggaAAAGGATGATGGAGCGAGGGACTCGGAGGATGGGGCAACATGTGTATGACGTTTGGCAGACAAGAAGCATTCGATAAAACGCATTGAAATTGCATTGTGGAAATTGTGAGCAGTTGAATGGTGAGATTTACAGTGGCCATTGCCAATGGAGGGAATGAAAACTTCTGGGGGGAGAAAAAACCCAGCAAGTAGTTGGGGAAAATGCCGTTGAGGGCATCAATTCTTATTGTTTAAGCACTGACGTAAAATCTGAGCAAACGATGACATTTCTACTTGGCATTGCTCGAACgtttgcttaaatttatttattcattcgAATTGGGGTAGTTATAAATGGATTTTCTATTCAACTTGGTAAAAGAACAATGAAATGATGACGTGTCTGGTTGGCTGATATCCATGGAACAGGTTAATTGACCCACATTTATTGGTCTAGTTAAGTGGTGATTCACTTGAAATGCATATGAATATTCagaggaaaaataaatatattaaatacacattttatttacagAATATGACATGACAATATCACAATATTTTAGTTAAGTATGAAACATATATCTTACTATTAGGAGTTGGACTTGGATAAACTTTTGATTCCTTTATTTGCGAAATCCACTCTAGCAATATGTGGGTCAAATTACCTTCGATCCAATCTCTTTTTGGGAACTTAGTTAGCCAGCGATGGACCAGCTATTTCGGTGTTAATTAGCCACAGCTACGGGTCATCTACCCTGGACTTATGGCGGCTGGCAAAGGACATGGGGACAATCGCCTGTCGAGCAGCTGCCTCTAATTAATCAACAAACACATGCACGCGCGCACAAGGACCAaggtacacacacacacacacacacacacttgtaaAGCGACTCGGAAGAGAAGCGCCTTCTGCTGCCCTGCTGTCAATAATTTGGCACGTCCTGTGACCCCGGGCGCCACCTGCTCGTCCTTGTCCTTGTGCCATCCATCGTGTCAACTCGACAATGAACCGCAGCCAGACCCACCCCCAACCCATCTACATGCCATGCCCTTGCTATCCTCACCTTTCCGCTTCAGAGGAGGTCCATCTAAAAAGCATTTCGTCGAACTCAGCGCCTACTTAATCAAGTGTAACATGGACATGTCCTGGCTCACCTGCCGTTTGACATATTGCGCGATGTCCAGCCCGCCGCCCGTCCTCCTCCGCCGTGACCTTCACTTGTTCCGTGTCCTGTGGGCGGCGCTCCCCTTCCATGTCCTTCGGCCAGCGTGCGCTGCTATCAAATGTCAAATTTGACATAAACAAGTGTTTACATAATGACAACCACAATTTGCGTAATTGTCACAGGCATCCGAGGCAACAGACGATGGATACGGACGCACCAAGGGTTCCGCCATATCGCTGGGGCTCCAAAAACCCCCTTTGGAAATGTTCAAACAGAGAGGGGAATCCTGGCACTCGTTGTCCCTTGTCGAAGAGGTGTTTGCATGCCCCTAACATACGGCTTCACCCTTCCAAAGTTGCCGTATGCCAAACTAGAATTGTTTGCCAGCACTGATTAATTGATGGGCATGTGCGAGTCCTTGCCAAGATCAAGATGGGAAAATCATTGTTTCGCAACTGGGGAAAGTCGgctaactttttaatttcatattcaagTTTGTGTGGAAAGTCTAGAAGTTCGTTATTGTTGTTAGGCAGCAAACTAAAGCCGTCTCATCCTTGTTATCCTAGCATATTTGACGTAGGTTTCTGTATTGGTTAATCCTTGGGCATTTACCCATCAATTTGAATTAAGTTTAACACGTTATAAGAAAAGTTTTATTATGGGTTTATAATATAGCATAAGCTGAGCTCATCAAtcagttattattttttttttatgttatcatttaaaaatatagccGTTTTTTTATCTGACTGTGTGACCTTTAAGCACTTGACATTTATTCGTTAATTTGATATCGATTGTCACTCCAGCAAAACCAGCATCTCCAGCCCGTTTGCCCCACCAACCAGCACAACATTAttaccaaaaaatatacacaaagaaaaaaataagaagaaaagtAGCAAAAGCAGAGGATTTCATGCCTTACGCTGGCGAAAAGTTGATTGTTTGGCCCTTGGGTTATTTGCTTTCTtgatgaaataattaaatgtcatTCATTGAGGTCGTTTGCCGCTTATTCTTGGAGCGCCATCGCAGGACCTCTCTTTTGCCAGGAcctcttctgcttcttctgccTGCTTTCCTGATTTCCGGCCGGGCCTTGTGTAATTGCTGACCGCTTTGGCATATCCTTTTTGCGCCTTTCGCCAGCTAATTTGTGCAGACACCGCCTTTGGGGAAAGGGTCCTTGCTCGAGTGCGGATCCTTCCGCTTTTGATTTCAGTTATTGTGCCCATAAGTTCATTAAACTTTTCGGCCAGGCTGCGCCATCGGTTCTGGCCTAATTAAATGCTGCACATCCCGGCCGGGCCAAGTTTAATGAACTACTTGCCCAAATCTGACGTCACACCTGACGCATCCCGTCTGCAAATTAGCATATTCATAAGTGCCGCGTCAGTTACAGCCGTCGCATCGGCTGGCCGTGTCTACTCTACAGATAGATATACCATATAGATGGAGAAGAGATGGGAAGATGGATAGACAGACAGATagacagccagccagccagacaCAAGCAGCTCGACAAGCAATTTGCTGCGCAAACTTTTGGGTCTTGGccagttttcaatttgatgTAAGCCAACAGCCGAAGTTTGAGCCGAGTTTATTGCCTTGCCAGGCAAGTGGCAAGTAGTCgaaagtggcaagtggcaagtggcagcATGGAAATCAATTCTAGACCAAGTCGCGCCTTTGGCCACTAAACTGCAGGTGGTGCCACCCCCTGCCTGCCTGGGGAATCCCACTTTTCCCCAAGGCGGTATACAAAAGTCGGCGTAATGCTCTGCCAACTTTAAAACTGTCAAATGGACAAGCCAAATGCCAACCCAAAACTGTCAAAAGTTATGAATTTCCCAGgctcacatacacacagagAGGCAGAGAGAGAAAGGATAGTCGGTGTCCTCTGGATCGCAATTAATGTGAAAAAGCAATTTGAACGGGTTGCCATAGTTTGCTATAGTATTATATCTAGTAGCTGGTGGTAACTACCGCAGCTAAACATTGGAATTGGGCTGGCCAGGACGCCTTAGGCAGCACGTATAAATCATATGAATTTATTATGATGATGGCATAAATCATAGGGCCAtgcaatatataaaattgcaccatttttttttagagggggctttttgttttctgttggGGGGCATCAACTTGGGGGCATTGTGTTCGTTGTTTAAGCGCCGCAAAATATGCAATTCAAGCGATACCAGTTGACAACAAGGAGCAAAGTGCCAGGATGCAGCAGCTCAAACAGTGCTGTCCTTTTAGCTGGGgcacataatttaaaaatgtttattttaatcacTTTAAAAAGGTAAGAATTCGGACACTTTCATAACTTAGAAAAAGTATAATgattttaacaaaatatataaaagtgtCTGAAATCATGCTGCAAAGATAACTTTATTGttcgaattaaatttaacCAACTTTCTaatctaaatatatttgttcCATGCTTTTAGGCACCATTCTGTGCCAATCgctatttatttagtttatgaacaaaatacaatacaatattttcaagcaaaaattgtatttacaaTTTCAGAGCGTAAACAAAACGTCAGTCCTTTggctgcaaaataaatgcattcatttttaaacgtaaactgaaatttaaatgtctGTTCTGGACAAAGTCCAAACTgtgtgcaaaagtttttgccacttttaatTACCTAGAAAGGAATTATTTCAAGTTGcttgttttggccagctcTTGGTAGTAGTTTAGTAgccattttattgtttattaactACTTGCCGTAACTTTATTCTGGCGAATCTAGAGGTTCTCCTTGCTGATATGGCGGCACCACTCGAAAGCAGGGCAACTCAGGTCAGCTCCTGTCAACGGATGGGGCTGGCCGACGAGCACAGGATCAGGAGTTGGGAGCAGGAACTagcatggagcatggagcagggagcaggagcagagtgCACCGCTGCGGCGAAATGTTCCGACAGCTCGGCACATGTACCCCTTGGTACTTTTGGCCAAGCCCATACGAAACGGGCCAGAAACGTTTTGGCCAGGCCCCCATTGAAATGGCGAgccttctttgtttttgtgtgccgGGCCTAAGCTTGGGGCAACTGGACACAGGATGGAGCTCCACCAGTCCACCACCTCacttgcaatttgtttttagtggCCTGTTTATGTTGTGAGTATCGCCGCAGTGGTTGCCGGTTGCATGGCAGTAGTTTGGGTTAGCAGTTTTGTAGTCTTTCGGCGGCTGTCACTTTTCATTGCCCCAGCTTGTTCATAATTTCCATGTTAATATTGCCCTTGAGTCGCGCAATTCAGCAATGAAATTAACTCGACTGTGAGCTGTGCTGTTTTGTCCTGCGGTTCCTGCCCCCAACCCCATCGCCATTTCATTCGTGGGCCAACAAAAACATGTCCATTGCAATTAGCATATGAGCAACATACCATGTGTGGCACGGAATTGTGGAGTTTGCGGTCgaattgtgggcgtggcgaaGCCAgtaatttatgaattttatggCAATTCTGTTTAGGGACTTGCGGCGGCTGGCAATGATGAGGGCGGTCaacaactaactaactagTCGCACTTTTAATTTGACGAATAATCATCTTTGGGGAATGAAATTGGGCGGCGGAAAAACGGATTGAAAGCACCCAGTGGATACGGAAATTGCTTCCCACTGGGAGCGTAAATAACGCTTTTTGCGATTTTagatttgaaataaatttaattgttattatatatattaatttaaaatcgatTGATCTTTTGACAACCAAAAAAACATGCATTCAGTATGTAGTCGTAGAAAATACTTatcgtttaattgaaatggttagattattattaaataaatttataatattatttttcaattgtaaAAAGACTTATAAATGTGTGAGCTATTACGAAATtcctttcaattaaaaaagaagATTGAGTATAAAATGCGAGTAGTtgtagatagatagatatttatcctttaaaatttaagctATCTAGAATGGCTAATggacaatataataatatttaaattatataatatttttatatggtaAAGAATGTTTTAAAGTGTTTCCGGTTGGTTTCTAGACCGTTCCCTTTCAATTCAATGGCCAACTTTCATTCAATGTGGTTAGGCTTGGTGCACTGTGTGTATTATTCAAATGCCAACAAAttatgcatataaattttcattttcacttttgccaGTGCAGACATCACAACCAACAACTTTTGTTCggccagcaacaataaaatctaaagctaaaactaaatgaaaCACGGAGTTTTTGGGAGCGCGCGGTGGCATCCACAACTTTAAACCAAGCCGAAAAAACAcaggcaaacaatttgcaaacacaaaatacaaattctgCAGCATACTTTGGgggcatttaaaaaatgtatgtggTCATGACCCCCTTCGCACGACGCCTCTGTCTTGGCCATATTGCTTGACCGGGCTTAAAGACGGATCCAATGCGAGCAGTAATGGAGTCTGGTTTGTTTCGGAAAGTTCCATTCGAGATAAGCAAATGAATTTCAGCACTTATCATATACAAATTGGTAATCTTTTTTGCTTCGGTTGTCATGGGTGGGGAGGTGGGGAGAAGTTGGGGGGGTGGcaagttttattgttttgttttcggaAAACACGACCATAAGTCCTGGGGAATTTTAAAGTGCGAGCAGCAATCCACGGCGGGCGATGTGGCAACTTGCAGTGCCAGTTTTCCGCATTCGACTGACAGGatgagcaggagcaggagcaggagcagaacgAGGATGAGGTGGTGGCTTAAACTATGCATCAGCAATCTGGGCTAACAACAAACTTGGCCGAGAGTGTGTCTGCGCTTGGCTGTGCTGCATATTTAAAGGCGCTTAAGTGCCGGCAAAAAGTGCAACCTGAGCACCCGAGAGTGCCGGGCGAAGGGATCTGGGGGTTTTGAGAGGTTCGCAGTCGGAAGGGGGTTCCAGGGGGCAGACAGACCCCCGACATGCGTCGTCATCCGACACATCACTCATGCTGTTTTTGAGTCCTGATTGTTTTGAGTGTCtggcagcgacagcagcagtggcaCCACCAACAATGGGCTACACGGCGAAATAAAAAGTCGGATAATGCCAAGATAATATGCTCTTTATTCCCAACAATTGCTTTTTTTAAGTCTTTTACTTTTAGATTTACTTATATAGCTCGAGAAAATATAACAAGTTTGCAGGCTTCTAGTTCTTAAACCTTTCTCTAATCCAGGAAACAATTACTAGAATGTAAGTAAGCTTATTTGGAACATCAAGTTACtgctaaaaattaataatttaagtgaaattatgaattcattttaataaaaacacattattttatttaaatattcttacTAATCTAAtctttatatatgttttttaccTTTGTCCTTTGTACCTTGACTCTACTGTGGCAGGACCTCGAATCGAAAGCAATTTGTTACTCTGTACAGTAAAAACTGATTGCATTTGCGTCTGCCGCCAGGAGTCAGTGAATCAGAGACAATGTCGTTGGCTTGGCAAGTGCAGACTCCGCCGGGCGAAGTCCTTGTTTACGCCTAAAAAGGTACGGAGCAGAAAAGAGAGTCCTTGGACTTGGCTTTCGGCACTCTGTAGTGAGTACTCGAAAAATCAACGCCCAGTCATCCCAGCGCAAATAGTCAAACAATGAGTGTTTAGAGGAGGACCTGCAGCCAGGACAATTGGATCGAGTGTGTGGGCGATAATCACTAGTGCGTCGGCACAGCACAGACACCTTTGGTCGCTCCAAATGTTGACTGCTTTGCATATTGATTGGCCTTTGTCTCCGGCCGCCGGCTCCCCTTTTGTAAGTCCCCCAATCCGCGTCCTTTCGTCCTTTGGCAGTCAACATGCCAGCGACACCTACATCATCAACTTGTTGACACTTTGGCATCATCAGCGGAAGGGAAGCGGGTAGCGGGATGCGCGATGCGGGATGCAGGATTTGCAGGAGCGGCAGGACGTGGAGCTGGTGGCGCTGGTGGAGCAGCTCACGCGACATCCGCTCCTCTACAGCCAGTTGAGCCCGCCGTATCCGTTCTTTATGGCTGTGAAAAACACTTTATGGACCCCGAACGCCGCTGTGCGTTGACGTTGTTTGACATTGTagaaattggttttaattaaaatattctgCGCGGCAAATATCAGCGCACATGCAGTGCATTTCAGCGAGGGCGAGAAAAAAGGAGaaagggaaaagggaaatggaaaaagggaTATAAACTATATGGCGCTGCCTTAGAGACCTTCTTTCTTTTtactttctttttcttttttttgcataacaaaagcGAAAGAGTGCGTGAACATTGTACCCACACTTGAAGAAAAACGCATTGTCGTGGCCTTAAAGGGTTTTAAGGATGTAACCTTTAATTAGTGCATACCTATAAAAGAAATGTGATGCTAAAGTGAGATGTGTCCTTAAAGAAAAGGGTTAAATTACATTGAAAGGAAAACACATTATATTGCAAGCTCTAAAAGGATAAAggaatataaacatttaaggAGTAAGTATTTACTACTTCATTAGTTGATTCCAAACATATTTACTGATTTCTGAACTGATTGAAACCCCtactttctctcagtgtactcGACAAAGGAGCGTCTCTGTTTGTTTGAAGactttattagtttaatttggcTCAGAGCCTTCTTCGCATGGCtcgaattgaatttgaatttggttGAAGCGTATATTAGCCGGATCTAAGCCAGCCCTCGAGTTCCCTTTGATCGCCCGAgtatctctttttttttttggagttCGAGCAAATTAGCTGGGAGCGGGGGACCGCCCTTGGCTCGttgcaatgcaatttatgcTGATTAGCTTGCATCTTCTTGCAGTTGACTGCCACTTAATGAATGGATTGTGCTGGCTAAAAAGGCAGCGGGGAATCTAAAGATTGCATCTGTATCGTTGGGCGGTCTGTAGTATAAGTTGTCACACAATCTAGATTTCTTTGTGCCGTTCTCGAGCCAAATCCGCTTAGCAACTTTATAATTAGCCGGGGTTTTTGGTTGTAGGCGTCGCATTGTTCAGCCGTCGTCAATGGGCCACCAACCGATTGACTTGGTAGGTTCTTTTCGGCGTGATTGCATAATCTCTAAGCCAGTTCGGCCAGTTAAGCGAAATCGAGGAGGTAGAGCTGGTGGAGCTCGAGTAAAAAATCAATGGAAATAAATCACCGAAAAGCGTGCGGCAGACTAGAgtctctatttttttttcttttttcatctTGCCCCTGGCCAGACAAATGCCACGTCGGTGGAAGGCACACTCGCCCAATGAAATCTGCTCCTTGCCAGGGGCGTCGCAAGGGGGTTAGCTAACTAAACCGTAAGGCGATGGTTGTTGGGTATCTAAAGTCAAGttaaaattaattggaaatcATTGTTCTATATAACACTTTTTCAAACATATAATAGTATTATTCTTATCGCAAACACTTTTTTTGTTAGTAATAGGTTAATTACTTCTAAGCTTTAGCTTTATAGgattatgtttttttattttgatcttGAGatattcacatttttttagttaatttttatatatatcttttttattatttctccCTTAAACCTCTGAGTTTCCTGGCTACGCTCCTGCGATCGAATTTCCTGTAATCGTATCgttaaattgattaatttctttatttgcGCACCCGCTGAAAATTGCGGTCGTCTTGTCGTTTCGAGATTGAGTGAATCActgcgaggaggaggaggaggttaGTTTGGTAACCGAAGCAATCAAATTTGGGATTAGACGGCGTTGCGTTTTAAAGGGAATACCAGATTTGCATTAATACTTTCAGCGGCGGAACAGCTGTGTTAAATCGTCAGTTATGCAAAGAATAGTGcgaattttttgttatttattttgaatacttCATAATTGAGGTATGTATGTTATTGTGGCTTTCAACAGAATTGTGTAACCCCTCCCTTCCGCCGCATCCACCCACTCAAGTTCAGCGGCCGCCGGcgcatattttgattttagcTTCAACGCCGAATTTTGATGGATTAATGGGGCTGGGCGGCATTTGTTGTCAGTGTCGGCATCTTGGCGTCAAACAAAGGCGTGGTCATAGCTAATGGCCTGGGAGGGAGGGGGGTTGGGGGGTGGCGTGGACGCGGATGACGGCGATTTGCTCCGGGTCGTTTGTCTTATCCGCCGGGCTGCAAGGCTGGCAATTACGTATCCGCCCCGTGTGCGCAGCAATGTGTGCGTACTCCATTCACAGAATGCGGAAAGGTGATTATTCGCTCGGGGTTCTCAAATATTAACGCCAAATTTGCCAACAATTCGCATTCGGAGTTCCTGTTCGCAAAATAAAGGCAGCAATAATGCCATAACTGCAATTTATGGTCgaataattaacatttaaatattggaatcaaacacaatttaaatacaataaaattatatacaagacaataTAAACGTTTTTCCAGATACTGTTTAAATGTACTGTATTCATGGTAAGCAGCTTTAATCAATTCATAAACGATTATCAATATCACGATTGCAGCACGGACAAACAAAAATCTAGAATGTAGATTTAGCTAGAGACCGAGAATGTAGCGATACCTAGTAATACCTGGTCATTGTAGAATTCGCAATCTCACAATGACCTCGTAAAACTTAGGAATCATTCGGGAACAGTGATAGCACACAAATTGCTATTACATAGCTTATCGCAAGTACACTATAGTATAATTAATAGTCTCTCCGATAAGACAGCATTTCGTCATAATATAACCGTGAGCAACGGACCTAAGACGTCAGAAGTCCGAGGAATCGCACGACGTCAACAATGCTACCCACCTGGCTAACCGCGGAGTATTTGCAG encodes:
- the LOC6731726 gene encoding protein obstructor-E — protein: MSANEMALVKICIFALALAVGLTATKAQESRGGFRGSNSQFRVGPGHPPSQRHLPPRNRDPVQEASVVPKSKQTAAEKEYEPTEECPEPNGFYPDSKQCDKYYACLDGVPTERLCADGMVFNDYSPIEEKCDLPYNIDCMKRSKLQTPQPSLHCPRKNGYFGHEKPGICDKFYFCVDGQFNMITCPAGLVFNPKTGICGWPDQVGVTGCKSEDVFDFECPKVNESIAVTHPRYADPNDCQFFYVCVNGDLPRRNGCKLGQVFDEEKETCDWARKVPDCADWYKDRLTDKELDELENPKPKTTTTKRPPRVRGQSRRKPQPKRVEPEQDKEEEEE